Below is a genomic region from Miniphocaeibacter halophilus.
CTCATAGCATTTAAAACAGCTAGTAAGGCTACACCTACATCTGCAAAAACAGCCATAGACATATTAGCATATCCAATTACACCTAAAATCATAACTATTATTTTAACCCCTAGTGAAAAAACAATGTTTTCTATAGCTATGGTTTTTGTTTTTTTAGAAATTTTCATGAATAGAGGAACCTTATTCATTTCCTCTCCCATAATTGTAACATCGCTGGATTCTATTGCTGCATCTGACCCGAATTCCCCCATTGAAATGCCTACATCTGAAAGTCTTAAAACAGGTGCATCGTTAGTACCATCTCCAACAAAGGCAACTTTACCTTCTGCTCTATTTTTTATATCTTCAAAATTATTTACCTTATCCTGTGGTAATAATCCAGCTTTAAAACCATCTAGTTCCAGTTTATTGGCTATATCTTTAGCTACTTCTTCCCTATCGCCTGTTAACATCAATAATTTTTTTACACCAAGCTCTCTTAATTCCTTTAATGATTTAACTGTATCATCTTTAATTGAATCATTTATTTCTATTGAGCCCATATATTCTTTTCCAACTGCTAAATATAAAACTGTTCCAATAGAATTTACTTTTTCCGGTTTTATACCATTTTCCACCAAAAGTCTTTCATTTCCTAAAAGAACCTTTTGATTATTTAATTTACCTGATATTCCCCTACCTGGAACTTCTGTAATATTTTCAATATTTAAATCCACTTCTTTTGTATAGTATTCCTTTATGGATTTTGCAATAGGGTGATTTGAATGTTCCTCTAGTTTTTTGGCTATTTTTATAATTAATTCTTCGTTATTATTTTTACCTATTATATTAGTAACCTTAAATTCTCCCTTTGTTAAAGTTCCGGTTTTATCAAATATAATTGTGTCAACTTGGGACATAGTGTCTACATAATTTGAGCCCTTTATTAGTATTCCATGTCTTGAACCAACACCAATTGCTGCAAAATATGTTAGTGGTACTGATAAAACTATTGCACAAGGACAGGAAATAACTAAAAATGTTAAAGCTGTATATATCCAATCCTTAAAGGCAGCACCTGTAATAAGTGGTGGTAAAACTGCAATTACAGCTGCTAAAACAACTACAATTGGAGTATAGTACTTAGCAAATACAGTAATGAAGTTTTCTGTTTTAGATTTTCTACTACTTGCATTTTGTACCATTTCAAGTATTTGACTAACTGTTGAGTCCTTGAAGCTTTTTTCAACTCTTGCTTCTAAAACACCCTCACTGTTAATTGAACCGGAAACCAATTCATCACCGATATCTACATATACAGGAATGGATTCACCGGTTATAGATGATGTATCCAAGGAGGAGCTACCTTTTGTTACAACGGAATCTACAGGAACTTTCTCACCAGGTAAAATTTTTATTATATCTCCTACTTGTAATACTTTTGGATTTACTTTTCTCACAGTATCTCCGGTTACTAAATTACCAAAAGTAGGTTTCATTTTAACTAATGACTTTATTGATCTTGTAGATTTATCAACAGCTAAATCCTGTAAATATTCTCCTACAGAATATAGCAACATAACCTCTATACCTTCTGTTATTTCCCCAATAAAAATTGCTCCCAAACTAGCAATTGACATTAAAAAGTTTTCGTCAAAAACTTCCCCTTTTAAAATATTTCTTAACGCTGTATATAAAATTTTATAACCTACAATTATATATGAAATTATTCCTATAACTATTGATGCAACTATATTCCTGTTTTTTAAAAATATGGATATAAGTAATAAAGCTGCTGATACAATCATTTTTGCAATTTCAAATTTTGAAGAGTTATCTTTCTCCTCTTCAACTTCATCTATATCGTAATCCTCTTCTAAAACTTCAAAACCAACATCCGGCTCTATTCTTTTTACAATGTTTTGAGCCTCTAATAAAACTTCTTCCATTTCCCCGTCTGCTGCCTCTATTAATAGGGTCTTATTTATAAAATTTAAATTAGCAAACTTAATCTTAGGTAAACTCTTTATTTCCCTTTCAATTTTTCCTGCACAATTTGCACAATTAAGTCCCCTTAAAAATACAACCATTTTCCCACCTACTCTCTTATATGATCTAAACCACTACTAATTATTTCTTTAATATGGTCATCATCTAATTGATAATATATTACCTTTCCATCCCTACGGTTTTTTACAAGCCTTCCTTGTTTCAATACACGTAGTTGATGGGAAATAGCCGATTGACCCATATCTAAAATAGTAGCTAAATCACTTACACATAATTCTTCTTCCTCTAAAGCAATTAATATTTTTAATCTTGTTGAGTCGGCAAATAATTTATAAAAGTCAGCTAAATCATAGATATCTTCATCAATAGGTAAATTTTCAAAAACCTTTAATGAAGTATCCTTATCTATGAAACTTC
It encodes:
- a CDS encoding heavy metal translocating P-type ATPase, which encodes MVVFLRGLNCANCAGKIEREIKSLPKIKFANLNFINKTLLIEAADGEMEEVLLEAQNIVKRIEPDVGFEVLEEDYDIDEVEEEKDNSSKFEIAKMIVSAALLLISIFLKNRNIVASIVIGIISYIIVGYKILYTALRNILKGEVFDENFLMSIASLGAIFIGEITEGIEVMLLYSVGEYLQDLAVDKSTRSIKSLVKMKPTFGNLVTGDTVRKVNPKVLQVGDIIKILPGEKVPVDSVVTKGSSSLDTSSITGESIPVYVDIGDELVSGSINSEGVLEARVEKSFKDSTVSQILEMVQNASSRKSKTENFITVFAKYYTPIVVVLAAVIAVLPPLITGAAFKDWIYTALTFLVISCPCAIVLSVPLTYFAAIGVGSRHGILIKGSNYVDTMSQVDTIIFDKTGTLTKGEFKVTNIIGKNNNEELIIKIAKKLEEHSNHPIAKSIKEYYTKEVDLNIENITEVPGRGISGKLNNQKVLLGNERLLVENGIKPEKVNSIGTVLYLAVGKEYMGSIEINDSIKDDTVKSLKELRELGVKKLLMLTGDREEVAKDIANKLELDGFKAGLLPQDKVNNFEDIKNRAEGKVAFVGDGTNDAPVLRLSDVGISMGEFGSDAAIESSDVTIMGEEMNKVPLFMKISKKTKTIAIENIVFSLGVKIIVMILGVIGYANMSMAVFADVGVALLAVLNAMRVMLIKENI
- a CDS encoding ArsR/SmtB family transcription factor encodes the protein MNCKKILSENGSFIDKDTSLKVFENLPIDEDIYDLADFYKLFADSTRLKILIALEEEELCVSDLATILDMGQSAISHQLRVLKQGRLVKNRRDGKVIYYQLDDDHIKEIISSGLDHIRE